In Oncorhynchus clarkii lewisi isolate Uvic-CL-2024 chromosome 2, UVic_Ocla_1.0, whole genome shotgun sequence, one DNA window encodes the following:
- the LOC139378084 gene encoding keratin, ultra high-sulfur matrix protein-like, with product METRRRGSKRYLFCVCGSVGSCVCGSVDSCVFGSVGSCVCGSVGSCVCGSVGSFVCGSVGSFVCSSVDSCVCGSVDSFVCGSVGSCVCGSVGSFVCGSVDSCVCGSVDSFVCGSVGSCVCGSVGSCVCGSVDSFVCGSVDSCVCGSVDSCVCGSVGSCVCGSVGSCVCGSVDSFVCGSVDSCVCGSVDSFVCGSVDSCVCGSVDSFVCGSVGSCVCGSVGSCVWVWAGSPLSFLMSPSAVISTMDSSTTRDSSHIWDNG from the exons ATGGAAACAAGGAGGAGAGGTTCTAAACGCTACCTCTT CTGTGTATGTGGCTCTGTGGGCAGCTGTGTATGTGGCTCTGTGGACAGCTGTGTATTTGGCTCTGTGGGCAGCTGTGTATGTGGCTCTGTGGGCAGCTGTGTATGTGGCTCTGTGGGCAGCTTTGTATGTGGCTCTGTGGGCAGCTTTGTATGTAGCTCTGTGGACAGCTGTGTATGTGGCTCTGTGGACAGCTTTGTATGTGGCTCTGTGggcagctgtgtgtgtggctctgtgggCAGCTTTGTATGTGGCTCTGTGGACAGCTGTGTATGTGGCTCTGTGGACAGCTTTGTATGTGGCTCTGTGGGCAGCTGTGTATGTGGCTCTGTGGGCAGCTGTGTATGTGGCTCTGTGGACAGCTTTGTATGTGGCTCTGTGGACAGCTGTGTATGTGGCTCTGTGGACAGCTGTGTATGTGGCTCTGTGGGCAGCTGTGTATGTGGCTCTGTGGGCAGCTGTGTATGTGGCTCTGTGGACAGCTTTGTATGTGGCTCTGTGGACAGCTGTGTATGTGGCTCTGTGGACAGCTTTGTATGTGGCTCTGTGGACAGCTGTGTATGTGGCTCTGTGGACAGCTTTGTATGTGGCTCTGTGGGCAGCTGTGTATGTGGCTCTGTGGGCAGCTGTGTATGG GTCTGGGCAGGGTCACCGCTGTCCTTCCTGATGTCTCCTTCAGCTgtaatcagcaccatggacagcagcaCCACTAGAGATTCCTCCCACATTTGGGACAatggctga
- the LOC139373653 gene encoding GTPase KRas-like: MTEYKLVVVGAGGVGKSALTIQLIQNHFVDEYDPTIEDSYRKQVVIDGETCLLDILDTAGQEEYSAMRDQYMRTGEGFLCVFAINNTKSFEDIHHYREQIKRVKDSEDVPMVLVGNKCDLPSRTVDTKQAQDLARSYGIPFIETSAKTRQGVDDAFYTLVREIRKHKEKMSKEGKKKKKKSKAKCILM; encoded by the exons ATGACAGAATACaagctggtggtggtgggagcAGGAGGTGTGGGCAAGAGCGCGCTCACCATCCAGCTCATTCAGAACCACTTTGTGGATGAATATGACCCCACCATCGAG gaCTCGTACAGGAAGCAGGTGGTGATTGATGGGGAGACATGTCTGCTGGACATCCTGGACACTGCAGGTCAGGAGGAGTACAGCGCCATGAGGGACCAATACATGAGGACAGGGGAGGGCTTCCTCTGTGTCTTCGCCATCAACAACACCAAGTCCTTCGAGGACATCCACCACTATAG AGAGCAGATCAAGCGGGTGAAAGACTCAGAAGACGTACCAATGGTGCTGGTGGGGAACAAGTGTGACCTGCCGTCCCGGACAGTGGACACCAAACAGGCTCAGGACTTAGCGCGCAGCTATGGCATCCCCTTCATTGAGACCTCGGCCAAAACGAGACAG GGTGTCGATGATGCCTTTTACACATTAGTGCGGGAAATCCGAAAACACAAAGAGAAGATGAGCAAGGAGggcaagaagaagaaaaagaagtcCAAGGCAAAGTGTATACTCATGTGA